The Amaranthus tricolor cultivar Red isolate AtriRed21 chromosome 14, ASM2621246v1, whole genome shotgun sequence DNA window TGTCacacattattttaacattttatactattttatatatttatatttaaaccaaaaaaaattagttgaaCCGATGATCTAACCACCAAGAAATCGCTTGGAATCTCATGAAATCATAACTAGAATCGGAACCATGCCCCCCAGTTCGAATCATGTTCATGTTTTTGGGAGCTTAAATCAAATTCTGCCCAAATGGGACCGTGACCATCTTTACTGGTGAGCAAAACATAAGTTATTTGCTACCGGCCGTCACATTTGTTGCCAAGTACACAATCACATGCATCATAAAAAAGTGCTACATGTACAACCATGCCAGAAAAGAAAGTTACGTGTACAACTATGTCAGCAAGTAACCTAATGTTCAAATGATAAACATGTAAAAATCTAATAAAAGGGAAAAATGTCggaaagtacctaataaaaattttttattctaaaagtactaaataaaataagttttgtcaaaaaatatctaacaaaattttttcttttccaaagagtaccGATTAAGTTTTTCATCAATTGACTATTAAATATAACAGTTGActgatcaaaataaaaaattcctcaactttaattttttttccaatttaatttctcACTATCTTCTTcctctatttttttattcaaaatcgaaattaaattagaaaagaaattgaagatgcgaaagaagaatttttgattttgaccagtcaactgtTATATTTAACGATCGACTAAAGGAAAACGTTACTTGgtaattttttgaaaagaaaaaattttattaggtattatttttttattagatattttttgataaaaaaattatttttattagatactttttaacgatttttcctaaataaaaaCTAAGTTTAAAATTACTTAACTATTGTTGGCTAATTCAACATGTTACATTCATTAAAtcatatatacttttatttttttttttaattttaattatatattgtcACACCTATTTAAACAACTTTATCCATTCTTGTCTTCCCCCTCAACTTCACTACACTTGACTGTAATGTTCATGTAATCTGCACACACCAAAACTCAATTATGCAAATCCTCCATACTTCTAATTTCCTCCCCCTCTTTCCTCTCTCTAAAACCTCCATTAACCCCACCTTTTCCAAGCTTCAAAACCTCCATTTCCAACCCTTTTCCTCTATGCCTTTCTCTTCCCCTCTTTCAACCCCTCCAAAATGTTACGCCTCCGATGAATTTCCAGTTGACGAGACTTTCCTTGAGCAATTTGGACCTAAAGATGCAGAATCCGAGGAAGAAGCCCGAAAACGGAACTGGGTTGAACGGGGTTGGGCACCATGGGAAGAAATCCTTTCCCCAGAAGCTGATTTTGCTAGAAAATCCCTTAATGAAGGGGAAGAAGTTGCCCTGAAAAACCCAGAATCAATTGAGGCATTTAAGATGCTAAAACCCAGTTATAGGAAGAAGAAAATGGAGGAAATGGGGTTAACTGAGGATGAGTATTATGCTAAGcaatttgatattaaaggtgAAATATTGGAACCTTTACAGACTTCTTGGGATGGTCCTTTGGTTGTCCGCCATGTCCCGCCTCGAGATTGGCCGCCTCGAGGCTGGAAGGTTGATAGAAAGGAGTTAGAGTTTATTAGGGAAAGCCATAAGATGATGGCTGAGAGGGTTGATGTGAAGGAGCTGGATAATGTGTGTAAAGAGAAAGAAGGGATGTGTTTGGATAGGTATAAAGTGTTTCTTAAGCAGTATCAAGAGTGGGTTGAGCTCAATAAGGATAGATTGGAGGATGAATCTTATAAGgtttgtttttccttttcttttttttttttatttattatctcTTCTTTGCATTGCTTataatttgtataaattatggaaaattGACATTAATGATTCAATATTTTGCTCGTCTGCCGTGAATAATCTCACTTTTAGTTAACATTTGGCCTTAGTTCTttgtgaataatccaacatttaatTTAGTCTACTGGCACCTGGCAGCATTTCCTATTATTAATATGGTATGTTGTTAGCAAATTTTATGGCAAAGGTTAgatgattaaaaaataatccaaacttAGTATTATTCATAGCAGATGGTTTATTCATAACAGATGGTTGAAAGGTTGtactattaatttcaattttgccTATATTATAATGCTTTGTAAGCTAGAGCCCAAATTTCTTTCTCTTGTAATGTTTTCGTTAACTCTTTAATAATCAGTTAGTATGATGTTGATGGGTGCCAAAGATTTGTAGttatttggttttgtttttgctCGTGCCTTGGACCAGACACAATTAAGCTTACACAAATCTTCCTGGTGAGGCTTGTAGTTGCTATCATGCCCTTAAAAACCAACACATGTAAGCTGGCCCAGAGGGTACTAGGTACTGCCTCCAATGCCTAAGTCATTAAGGATTGCGAAATGGATGTCTAGATTATCAATGCCAAGTGCACATTGGCCTTTAGCTTGGGACATAATTAGGGCTCAGTTATGACTTGTAGTAATGTTTTTGAATAATTCTTTTATGATCAGTAGTCGGGTTCTTTAGATTAGGATGCACTTTCTTTAGTTTGTCTTCTTATATATGCTTCACCATTCACGAAACTAAGGATAAGGTTGTGTAAAATTATTCCCATTGCTTCATTGATGTTTTGGCCTTTGGGGATAATGTTGTGAGTGTGGCATCTTTTGCATAAAATTAGGTCAAGAAACCTAGTTGGCTATTAAATTTTGTGATTTGGGATGGAGCTTGTGCACATATGTTGTTCTACTATGATATTGGAATTGTAGATATGTGTTTTCACAATTAATAAGCTTGATTTGCTCGTTCATATTGCCTAAGTcttgtaaattttaatatttatgcagTATGATCAAGATTATTATCCGGGAAGGAGGAAACGAGGCAAAGATTACAAGGAGGGAATGGTTAGACCGTACCTGTTTTAAGTTGTTAGATGTTGGTCTATGTTATGTATAGTCCTTAATTGATATTCCGTTTCTTTGTTGCAGTATGAACTACCATTCTATTATCCTGGACAAGTAAGCTCTTCATGACCCTTATAGCGCTATATCctctaaattaaattaagatttTTGAAGTATGGCTGAATTCCAAAAGTTAAAAGGAAGTCATTGCAATCCACCTTtctatatttttattggttCCTATGATCTAGGTGTTGTAACCTCTAGCTGTACGAAATgattttagaattaaaaatcctaGTGTTGAATTCAGGGCTCTAAGAATTGTGAGGGCCGAggtgaaatattaattttgggCTTCGaactattaaatatattattatgggCCCCCAACTATTAACTACTAAAATGTTGCTTTTCTAATATATTTGGATGGGCCCTGGAAAGGCCCGGGGCACATGCCCCTATCGCCCCCTTATTGGGCCGGCCCTGGTGTTGATGTATGTTATTTTCATACGTCTTTCATCAGGGTTTTTTGTTTGATGTTTGAGTTAATGCACTCAATAATACAATGTATTTCACTCTTGACTAAAGCTCTTAAATGCATGCAGATATGTGTTGGCAAGGTGACAACTTTGCACCTATATCAAGGAGCATTTGTGGATATTGGTGGAGTGCATGATGGGTAAACTATTGATCTTTTTTATTTCTatgatgtttttgtttttgcttcTCTTGCATCGCTCCAAGATTTTTGACATTGGTCAAGCATGATTAGACTGGTTGAACTATTGGCGGCAATGAATAATGTTGAAGAACTGTTAGCGGGGGAATAGCTTTAAGTGTCAGACGGAAATTTTATGGGTTAATGAATGTCTTGTGGCCTTGTGGGTAGATAAAGGACGAACATGATGTGGTTGGACTAGGATGCTTGTTCCTCTAGCAAAAGATAATCTATTTTCTtacaatttacaaaacaaaatttattttgctGCTTGTACGCATCGGCAGGATTCATGAATTACCACTACACACTTTACTCACTCAAGCTTCCTAGTAAGACACTTGCAATCTGATTCCACAGTGTCATGATTATACCTTAATCTCTATGGTTTTTTGGGCCAAATATGCGTTATGAACTTTTATATACGTGCACAATCAATTTGGATTTTATAGATGGTATTATGATGAGACTATCTTTATTGGGCTGCCTAATGTACAATTACTGTCTTAAAGTAATcgcttataaccttaaagtgaccACTCACGATTtgaaagtgatcacttatagttttaaaatgaCCATTTACAATCTTAGAGTGATCATTCAGAGAAATAGGCTAATTATATAGAactgtctcatggtgagatggtctcatacaagaggaGCTGTTTTGCTTTTGttattcttctatttttttctaGATTACTAATGTAGTattattaaaagttttttttttttacatcgTCCAACTTTGTTTAACAAAGAAATTAGAAATGTAGAGAGTAAGACCAACAATCTTTCTCAGACTTAGATAAAGAAATAAATGGATCAAAATACTGTTTTTGTTCCTGCCTCGTGTCTATTTAAAATCATGTAAGAAACCTGCATGGGCTTTGAAAAAGTTGGGGATCAAACTTTTTTTCCTGGCTAAACTTACGTACTCTATTCATTCCAGGTGGGTTCCTATTAAAGGCAATGATTGGTACTGGATCCGGCAACACATTAAAGTTGGAATGCATGTTATAGTCGAGATTGTGGTGAGTGACCAACTATTTCTTTTCTGTTACTTCTTTATTGCTATCTGCTCGTTAACCAACAGAGGAGCAATTCATCTGGCATGGTTGGCCAATTGTAGTTGGCCCTCATCTGTACATTGAAATGGCATAATTTTCCTTATGTCTGGAATTTCTAGATTTTTGAGTTTGCTACAGAATTTGCATAATAATCGTTTACCCTTGCTCTCCATTTTGTCCACAACTTCAAGCATCAAAATTTTGTTGCTACTCTTTGTCTACTCTTTTTTAGGAACCGGTTATTGATTGGCCTTGAAACTTTAGGGGATGGGTGAAATGCTGAATTACAACTAGTAAATTTGCTTGCTTTATGTTGTCTATTCTTGGGGTTTTATTAAATTGATAAAGCAACAATAACAAAACCTTATCCCAAAAATGGGTTTGATTGCATGAACAGGAACTAATACTACTGcttgctttaattttttttttttttccaaatttatTAATTCTGCTTGCTTGACAATTTATACTTAGTGACTGGAAAGTGGAGATTATAGGCTTCATATATGCAattaggaattttttttttttttttttgaaaaatcaaaatcagtcttcaaaatttgtttatttGCGGGCAACCCAAATAAGGAAGAGAAGAGGTAACTAACTTATTAGCCCAGAGTAGGTTCACTACTAAAACTAATTGGTGCCAGTAGGAGTTACTCATAAAGTTTATAAAGTGATGTATAGTCTTTTCTTTCTCTGATGTGGGACAACTCACATGTAGGTAACAAATGGGTACTTTAACAGTTTGCTAATATGGTTTTGTTTCTGACAGCTTACTCTGCATTTCAGGCTAAGAGAAATCCTTATCGGTTTAGAtttcctcttgaattacgtTTTGTTGACCCAAACATTGATCATCTAATGTAAGTAGTTCCCTTCCTCGGTACTTTATGCTATATACTTTCATAAATTAATAGCTTTGATGCTTATATGCAAATTAACTCAAAGAATTTATCCTCAATAATGCAGATTCAATAGATTTGACTACCCACCTATATTTCACCGTGATGATGATACTAATCTTGATGAATTGCGTGTAAGTGATGACTTCTCCTTATGCCCACTTCTGTATCATGAATTGTAATCGTTGGAATTTGGAAATACTGATTGTCTTCACAAAATAAATTTCGTTGTGATGTTGCTCATGGTAACTTTTGGAGAGAATAACTTTGGTGATACTTTCATGTTATTTCTTGAGCAAATTGGATACATTGTTTCGCAAAAATGTAGGCTACTAATGCTTGTGCCAATACTAGTGCAAACGATGCCTTGCCTCTATGATTGGAGAGAAAATAGTTCAGGTAGAGCCCTGATCATAAATGTTATTTGTAAGCAATAGGAAAGTTTTGCAAGACATTGCTTTCAAACtatgaaatcaaacaaaaactcTTCgatgaaaacctttacaatgcgggaAATGTGACGTGACCTTGTTTTTGCATTATGCTCCAAACTTCACTATTCTTTCCGTTACAACAACTTTCCAACATCCTAATGCGATAGATCCTAGCAAGGGCGGAGTAAAAATAAACACTAAATATAGAGGCCatgtttattttatacttttcCATAATTTTGGGCCTAAAagcaagtaaataaataaagtcAAAAGGTAGAGTAAACTAACGTTGACTCATATTTGAGACCCCTTAATTTTGGGGGCCCTGTGCTATTGGGTTCCTTGCACACGCCCAAAACCACCGTTGGATCTTGGACATCTTTTCTGTATAATGCTTGCTGAGTTTTAAAACTTGATTCCTTCacgttttttaaaataaataaataaattacgatTGTTCCTGGACATCTTTTCTGCATAGTAGTTTATCTGGCTGCTCCAAAATAAGCAGGTAATCATTTCCATCGTTTTTATAAGTTATTCAGACTTGTTATCCTGAAACGAAGCTGCTTTATTTTTCAGCGTGATTGCAGAAGACCTCCTCTTCCCAGGAAGGATCCTGGAGTCAAAGTAGAACAAGAACCTCTGTTATCTAATCACCCTTATGTTGACAAGGTAATCCTACAGTTGATACTTGtctttcataaatttttttcattagttCTATTTACATACCAAACTTCATGATATATATTAACGTAGCTTAGTCTTATGTTCCACAAAGTATTTCAGACTGCTTCCTACTATTTGGAAAAATAACCACATAGCCCACATGTGATCACACATCTAAGAATTAGAGAGATGTTACCAATTGATTTTAGGATGTAATCTCATCAAGTTTGTGTGTAGTCAACTCTCCTTTTATGTGAGTCTTGTTGTTTAGAACTAATTAGAAGCATGATAACAAAttaatcatggtatcagagccaacaaACAGTTTTCGATCAACTAGAAACAAAAATATGTCGGTGGAGTGTTGGAAAAATTGACCACATAACCCACATGTGATCCTGATTATGCTAGAACTTGAACAAAGAGGTCTAATGTTATTTATTTGGGAGACCTAAAAAATTAACATCCTCCACTACACCAATTTGgtgaatttttttccttttgttgcGTAACGCTTAGGGAAGTTGACAAATATAAGCCCAACTTTTATTAGAATGATCCCAACAATGGATTATTCTTCATGATTGCAACTTTAAGAGTATCTTCCCAAAAGGATCTTGAATGCTCAAAAACATGTTTTATTGATTGAATTATGTTTGGTATTTTCTGtattttctcttcattttgtCTCTCCCTTACAGCACTAACTCATGATTAAGCTAATGTTAGTTATTCTATTTGTTTGActccttaaattattttttaggaGGATATGGATCATTTGGTAAGATACTAAATTTCGATATCAGTATTGAATAATCTGgatcattttaaaaaaactggTCATAGTTTTGATTATTCTTGACAAATTTTCCTGAATagtttttttggtaaaaatttATAGAtcgtatataaaaaaaaggtaccttttaactttttaattaatcagaAAGACAGAAACTATATTTTTGAGTAATTTTTATGCACAActactttatatatatacaagtataTATTTTCGTGTATTACATGGATGCATTAGTTGGTTAATTGTTGCTCTTTCATTTTCACCTTTACATTTGTGTCACATGGTGGTACCACCTAGAATGGACCTTCATCTGTAGGTACCATATTCCGCTTGCTACTCGTTCTACCTACCAAGTTCCCTCCCCATAACACCTCCTTTCATTTGTCGATTAAAATTCTAACTTAAATTTTTGGTCATGAAACATAGCTCAAATTTGCATTAGTGGACTTCGGTACTCAGTGAAACCCATGTTGTAGTGTTTGTCAGTTAAGAAGAatcaatcatcatcatcgtatccAATGTATCCTGCTCATAGGAACTATGATTAGGGGAAGGAAGACGACAACCCATACTCATAAAGGAGtatgcggccaaagagtcctTCGGCGCAAAAAAATATTCTCAGAAAGAGATATTCCTGCTTTGTCAGTTAAAAATGGATGAACCAAATAGATCTTTTCCCATTGGAGAGAGCTTCCTACCACATTTCTGGCACGCTGTCCTTAATTATTCCTTTTGCTTCTCAGAACTGTGTTGTACAGGCCCCTCTTTTAAGCAAAACCCTGAACTCTCCTTTAATGATTTTCCTTACCGGTGTATGGTAGGAAAATTGTTCCTTTGATCAGCATAGAATTATCATATATTATTGGAATTTAAAGTaattttgttagagtatataacaaattttggggcctcaaccaaaagcttatatactctaatagatTAAAACTTTTAAGGAGATTTCACGTGGTGACTCTAAGTCTTTGGCTTTTCCACGTGATAGGCAACCGTTTTTTTTGTAATTCCCATGGTGACCCTAAGCATTTAACTTTTCCACTTGgtagacaaaaattttaacatatttgttAAATTTAGGTTATTATTATCCATCATAACGACTTTTTTTACGTAAAAGCAAATGCCCAGAAGCCCCTGACCCATAAGGGGcacttttttgaaaatttgtttgaaatgagtaattaaattaacaaagaacttaatattttgtttgccacatgaaaaagttaaaaactcGGGGTCATCGCATGGAATTTCCCAAAGTTTTATGATTGAAGGTTCTTGTGTTTTCCTTTTCACTCGATCTATTTCTTTCTCCTTCATCCCAGTAGCTGTATCTGTGATAGAATTAGCTTTAATGTGGGTCTTTTATTGTTGTGTATTATGCAGCTGTGGCAGATTCATGTTGCCGAGCAAATGATATTGGATGATATCGAAGCTAACCCTGAAAAATATAAAGGGAAGAAACTTTCAGAGCTGACTGATGAAGAAGAGTTTGATGAGCGCAATAGCGTGGAACACACCAaagtttattataaaaaatcattGTTGCCGAAAATGATAATTGTAAGCATACTCATCCTATTGCGACCTTTGTTTGCTTTATAGGTTGTTTTGGATTGTCTCGAGtacttattttattcatttgtcAACAGAAACAAAGTGTGAAGGAACTCGATCTAGAATCAGCTTTTGCTGAGCGCCAGGTTGATCATCTGCGTCCCTTTCTAAATGTGTCATTGCTCTCAAACACATCCCTCCGGGATTCTAATGTCAAAGAAAAAATTAGAGAGATTCAGCAAAGGATAAATGaggcaaaataatttttaacgtAGAAAACACAGATTTTTCTTGAGCTGAGGGTCTCACCAGCTGCAACCTCCTTATCTCCATTGATAAGAGAATGGTCTGCCACATTccaattaggggtgttcaatggacCGAATACGGATCAGGCCAgacttaagcaaatatgggcCGGGTTGGATAAGGGCCCTTCAAACATAAGATGGGCTTTACATGGGCAGACTTTGGAAGCCCAACCGGATCCATTttaattactaaaaattattataatccaTATTGATCAATATAAAGTAATTAagttatcatttataatacttAAATTGTAGAAATGTTAATCATTCtcattgacattgtcatttataataattaaattatccaTCAATTATGTTATTTACAAAGGCCCGTTTCCGACCCTTATTAAGTTCTTTTATAGCccacttcattttaattatagtagagTCCGTTTTTGGCCCGACCCATTTCAACCCAGCACTTACAAAACCCTTCTAAAAATGGGCcggataagggctcaaaatggggcccagcccattgaacacccctaattccAAACCTTAACATAGCTTCTATGAGCAGGATatactaggtatgatgatgatgaaaacaCAGATTTTGAGAAATGGAATTAAGCGCAGTTTTGAGTACAACGTGACGAATTTGTACCTTTGCCCACAAAAAGCTGTTTTTTCATGTGATGTTCTATTCTATTCTTTGCTTATACATGTTTCCTCCTTTCCAGATCCACAATAGACTTCGAAAGGAAGCAGAAGAACGAGGGGAGGACTACAAAATTTCCAAACTTAAACGAAACATAGAGATGGATGAATATGATTTCATCCACTGGCGTCGATCATACGAGGAACGAGAAGCTCTATTGCGAGACATAAGCTGGTAAATGATTTCCTATAGCCTTTTCCGGTGGCTAACATCACCCAAAATTGTTTCACTGAGATCGCGTTCCTATTGCAGTCGCCAAGCTCTTGGACTACCACTCCAAGAACCTGGGAGATATGTGGATCCGAACATTCTAGGAAAGGATCAATACGACCCTTCAAACCCCCTTTATCGGTATGATTACTGGGGAGAGCCAAAGAACTCAGAAAAGAGTAAGCAAGAACGAATGACCGATGCCCACAACAAATCTATCGTGGGAAAAGGGAATGTTTGGTACGAAATGTCTTACGAAGACGCAATCGAGCAAATGAAGCATAGAGAAGCCAATCCAAAACACACTACAGAAAGGGAGATGGATGAAAAAGCAAAATCAAATgaagacgatgatgatgatagcGATGATGACTTTGACTACAGCATTCTGAGCGATTCAAGTATCGAGTTTGCTAGCCAACCTCATGTAAATGGGACAGAATCGTCAAGCCTATCGGATGAAGGTATGTTTGAAGAATAGCGTACAACGAATCGAAACAAATATACTTATGCTGTTTGTACAGTAAAGTCGTATTTTAGGTACGTAGATACAGGTAGTTGATCATCTTCCCAAACCGAAACGTATGATAAGCTAAGGATATTAACTATCAAGCACTTCCCGAAGGCCGAAGGTGATGATTTTGTAATGATTAAATCGACAATGGGTTTAGATTATCTCGAGCCAAGTTTTGTTAAGAGTGAATCCTCTTCTGGCAAAATGAGTTAAAGCTTGAATCAATGCTCAATTTAGGACATGGATTTTAAATCTACTCATGTATTTACATGATCCGGAATAATTCTAGGTTATGAAAGTAATAAAGGGATACTTTTTTTGTCGTATGAGTTTGTcgacatttttattttgatatgtgtcttatattatagtatttttattgttgaatgATGATTTTAATACGGCCTATTTTTTTTACCTCCatacttttttatttgattctttGATTCTTTTCCAtacactttattttattttctttaattcatATTGAAGGTGATGATTTtaagttatgtttttttcacCTCCAACTTTGATGCGGACTTCTATTTTTATACCTACCGATCAACTCAAACTCTCAGATTTCTGACAGAGTCGGATTTATAActatttgtaaaattaatttgtcAGCAATACgtaaattcataataattacaTCTTTCGAATATGCAATGATTTGTCAAATTCTACTTGCTCATCAAACAATCATATAAAGAGAtagtagtatattatatatcaagTATATTTGGGTGCTTGGGCATATTTCATCCTCATCATTATATTTAATGTATCTTGCTCACAAAAAACTATGGTTAAggtttggggagggaagaacagcgacaactcatacccataaaagaagagcgcggccaaagagtTTCTCGACTCCAAAAATAATAGGAGCAGTTTTTGCAATGGCTAGGATCGAGTGAGGCTGAAGCTAACTCCGCAGGTTTACATCATATCACCCAGGCGTGACCCTTaaacataaaaagataaatagaTAAATAGATAGATAAATTATGTAAAAGTAATCATCgatcaaaaattaattatggCTAAGTAGATGTAGCATACATTATTATTGAAACTTACTAATCCTTTCAAGTGTCAATTGACAAACCCGATTTACCATTGTTTGAGATAAACTCGGTTTACCATTGTCTGATTGCgttatgatttatgattgatagtgtagcaaatttaaaagaatGGAGAGAGTACAAATCATAATTGTCAACGAATTGAACTTGGATCAAATTTTGAACACTCTAACTTTGCTCCGAATGAAAGTCAAACTTTTTTCCACTCATACTTGACtcaaattttatatatacaaactCTCCGACCTCTGACAAGTCGGAACATGACATCATTTTTAGAACAAAATTTGTTAAACAATACACAAACTCCAACAATGTAACCTCCTACCCAACGGTCCGCCGGtaactactcatggagactatAGACTGGCCTCACAGatcaacataagtctttccagtGCATTTTGGCCTCACTTGTGCACACctaggaaaacttcccaggaggtcactcATCTTAAGATTGCTTCCCACCAAACAAGCTTAACTGTAAAGTTTTTAGCAAATGGGCTTCTATGAAAAGAAGATCCAACGTGATAACTTCTATAGAGTATGATTTGCCAATTATCTTTTATCATATACAAACTCGTGACAAGATTGTGTACTGAGCATACACATCGCCGCTTTAAAAGTATTAAAACCATATGGAAAAGTCTTATATGATGTGGTTCGATAACTCTACCGTCAACGACATATGCATAAACAACAGTCAAGATTCATTTATGTGtccattttaatatatatttaaaacaaaatttttattcctaaaataaattagaaaatcaaATATTTAGATAAATCTTTAGTTAAATGTCATTGAATCAAAGTTGAGGTCAAGTTAATTTGTCAAATTTTTGAGATGCAACTCCCATTTGAATTGAACTATGGAATTGAATTTAAAGTCACATTTTTTTGCTTTGAATTGAATAAGGAATATTTTTGTCTGATCGAGTCGGTTTATAAGCTAAACTTGGAGATGTTCATTTGAGTTATTATGTTGATTTCGGATCATGTGTTTTGAGTTTAAAATCGCATTTTGTATCTATAATAATTTTTACGTAATTGCAAATTCATGTTTCATTCAGGCTGAATCAGGTTCGATTAACAAGATCGGGTGAATATCGAATCATAAACTGCTCTATCTAAACCTTACCAAGACCAACCAAACCCCAACACAACTTTTGTCGATATCGGCCACCAGAAGAAAACCAACTCATAGAGACTCAGAAATGGCGGCCAATTTGGAAGATGTTCCCTCCATTGATCTCATGACCGAGCTTCTTCGCCGCATGAAATGCTCTTCCAAGCCCGATAAACGCCTCATTCTTGTTGGTATTTTCCCAGTTTCTTCTTTATCTTTCCATCTTTCTATCTTAATTTCAGATTTATCTGCTTTACTTTTCTTCTGTTAAGCCTTTAATTAATCCTTCTATTTCTTAATGGTTTTTCTGTATTAAATTTGTTGACGTGGTTTTGCTGTGGAATATGAACTACTCtgaaatttgaatttgtgaATGTACTGCAATCGTGTGAATTAT harbors:
- the LOC130799972 gene encoding protein PLASTID TRANSCRIPTIONALLY ACTIVE 10; translated protein: MQILHTSNFLPLFPLSKTSINPTFSKLQNLHFQPFSSMPFSSPLSTPPKCYASDEFPVDETFLEQFGPKDAESEEEARKRNWVERGWAPWEEILSPEADFARKSLNEGEEVALKNPESIEAFKMLKPSYRKKKMEEMGLTEDEYYAKQFDIKGEILEPLQTSWDGPLVVRHVPPRDWPPRGWKVDRKELEFIRESHKMMAERVDVKELDNVCKEKEGMCLDRYKVFLKQYQEWVELNKDRLEDESYKYDQDYYPGRRKRGKDYKEGMYELPFYYPGQICVGKVTTLHLYQGAFVDIGGVHDGWVPIKGNDWYWIRQHIKVGMHVIVEIVAKRNPYRFRFPLELRFVDPNIDHLIFNRFDYPPIFHRDDDTNLDELRRDCRRPPLPRKDPGVKVEQEPLLSNHPYVDKLWQIHVAEQMILDDIEANPEKYKGKKLSELTDEEEFDERNSVEHTKVYYKKSLLPKMIIKQSVKELDLESAFAERQIHNRLRKEAEERGEDYKISKLKRNIEMDEYDFIHWRRSYEEREALLRDISCRQALGLPLQEPGRYVDPNILGKDQYDPSNPLYRYDYWGEPKNSEKSKQERMTDAHNKSIVGKGNVWYEMSYEDAIEQMKHREANPKHTTEREMDEKAKSNEDDDDDSDDDFDYSILSDSSIEFASQPHVNGTESSSLSDEGMFEE